The Streptomyces sp. NBC_00335 DNA window GGGCTGGAGGCGTAGGAGACGACCAGCGGCCGGTCGCCCTTGGCCTTCTTTCCGCCCGCCGAGCCGGAGAAGCGCTCGTTGTAGGCCTGCTCCCAGCCGTCGACGACCTCGACGCCGTTGGCCTTGAGCTTGCTCCAGTAGTCCTTCCAGCCCTCGTCGCCGTACTTGCCGACGGAGGCGAGGAGGAAGCCGAGGCCGGGCGAGGAGGTCGCGGCGTTCTCGGTGACCAGCAGGTTCTTGTACTCCGGCTTGATCAGGTCGTCCAGCGTCTGCGGCGGGGCGATCTTCTTGTCGGCGAAGTAGGCCTTGTCGTAGTTCACGCAGATGTCGCCGGAGTCGACGGGGGTGACCCGGTGCTCCTTGTCGGCCACGAACTCGGGCTTCACCTCGGCCAGCCCCTTGGCCTCGTACGGCGTGAAGATGCCGTTGTCGAGGGCACGGGAGAGGAGCGTGTTGTCCACGCCGAAGAAGACGTCGCCGCGCGGGGAGCCCTTGGTGAGGATCTCCTGGTTCAGGGCGGCGCCCGCGTCGCCCGACTTCAGGACCTTGACGGTGTAGCCGCTCTGCTGCTCGAACTCCTTGAGGACCGTGTCGGTCACGTTGAAGGAGTCGTGCGAGACGAGGGTGATCGTCTTGGACTTCGGAGCGGCGCTCGCCCCGGCGGACTTGTCCTTGGCATCGCTGCCGCAGGCGCTGAGCGTGGTGACGCCGAGC harbors:
- a CDS encoding thiamine ABC transporter substrate-binding protein, whose amino-acid sequence is MSTTKKMAGIALVAALGVTTLSACGSDAKDKSAGASAAPKSKTITLVSHDSFNVTDTVLKEFEQQSGYTVKVLKSGDAGAALNQEILTKGSPRGDVFFGVDNTLLSRALDNGIFTPYEAKGLAEVKPEFVADKEHRVTPVDSGDICVNYDKAYFADKKIAPPQTLDDLIKPEYKNLLVTENAATSSPGLGFLLASVGKYGDEGWKDYWSKLKANGVEVVDGWEQAYNERFSGSAGGKKAKGDRPLVVSYASSPPVEVLFGEPQPAEAPTGVATGTCFRQTEFAGLLKGAKNEEGGKALLDFLISKKFQEDMPLQMFVNPVTKDAAVPELFTKHGVVIEKPETVAPEAIAKNRDQWVKAWTALVVK